In the Gossypium raimondii isolate GPD5lz chromosome 9, ASM2569854v1, whole genome shotgun sequence genome, one interval contains:
- the LOC105798023 gene encoding ABC transporter G family member 10, with protein sequence MELPIKALDCRDTEIHYTIKALNLSYWLSRRVDDFKWFLWKEATASKCILKNVNCEARPGEILAIAGPSGAGKTTLLEVLAGIIPLSRLSGNVLVNNEAMDPGHFRRVSGYVTQDQLLFPLLTVEETLMYSARLRMHDGQQHNKAAVRVKELLKELGLEEVANVRIGGESNRGISGGQKRRVSIGVDLVHDPTVLLIDEPTSGLDSASAFHVVSLLKSMATKQGKTIVLTVHQPGFRILELFDRILLLSNGTVIHHGTLHLLEQRLQFAGHSIPCHVNVLEFAIEVTQDLVVSTEESEDCEDIRRNLQLSNVKENNICYANPLFMEVLILCQRFSNNIYRTKQLFIARTIQALAAGIVLGTIFMNAGNDSMRSKLQTQIGFFAFSLTFLLSSTTEGLPIYLQERRILMKETSRGAYRVSSYVISNTMVFMPFLLFVALLYTFPVYWLVGLRREINAFLYFSLVVWLVVLMSNSFVACFSALVPNFIMGTSLIAGLVGSFFLFSGYFISKEDIPKYWIFMHYLSLFKYPFECFMLNEYGGEKGQKRCLKIVEGQCYLNGEGFLKQQGLNESQKWSNIVVMLSFIVGYRFLSILLLSYRSCRTKC encoded by the coding sequence ATGGAACTACCCATAAAAGCACTGGATTGTAGAGATACCGAAATCCATTACACAATAAAAGCCTTGAACCTTTCCTACTGGTTATCTCGGCGGGTTGATGACTTCAAGTGGTTTTTGTGGAAAGAGGCAACTGCTAGTAAatgcattttaaaaaatgtgaaTTGTGAAGCTAGACCTGGTGAAATCTTGGCAATTGCCGGTCCGAGTGGAGCTGGCAAGACAACATTGCTGGAAGTGCTAGCAGGGATTATCCCACTGAGTAGACTTTCCGGTAATGTTCTTGTAAATAACGAAGCAATGGATCCCGGACACTTCCGAAGGGTATCAGGTTATGTCACACAAGACCAACTTCTCTTCCCGCTTCTAACAGTCGAAGAAACACTCATGTATAGCGCTCGTCTCAGGATGCATGATGGGCAGCAGCACAACAAGGCTGCTGTCAGAGTAAAAGAGTTACTTAAGGAACTTGGACTAGAGGAAGTTGCCAATGTTAGAATTGGCGGGGAATCTAATCGTGGTATTTCAGGTGGACAGAAACGTAGAGTATCAATCGGGGTCGACCTAGTTCATGATCCGACTGTTCTTTTGATTGATGAACCAACATCAGGGTTGGACTCTGCATCTGCCTTTCATGTAGTATCGTTGTTGAAATCTATGGCTACTAAACAAGGCAAAACAATTGTTTTAACTGTCCATCAACCTGGTTTCCGAATTCTCGAGCTGTTTGATCGAATTTTGTTGTTATCAAATGGAACCGTTATTCATCATGGGACCTTGCATCTCCTCGAACAACGTCTCCAATTTGCAGGTCATTCCATTCCTTGCCATGttaatgttttggagtttgcCATTGAAGTGACACAAGACTTGGTTGTAAGCACCGAAGAAAGTGAAGACTGTGAAGATATTAGAAGAAATCTTCAACTCAGTAATGTCAAAGAAAACAATATCTGTTATGCCAATCCACTGTTCATGGAGGTTCTGATATTATGTCAGAGATTTTCTAATAACATATATAGGACAAAACAGCTTTTCATAGCAAGAACAATACAAGCTCTAGCTGCTGGGATTGTGCTTGGCACAATATTTATGAATGCAGGTAATGATTCTATGAGATCTAAGCTACAAACTCAAATTGGGTTTTTCGCCTTCAGTCTCACCTTCTTGCTCTCATCCACAACGGAAGGCTTACCAATTTATCTACAAGAGagaagaattttaatgaaagaaacCTCAAGGGGAGCTTATAGAGTCTCTTCTTATGTCATATCAAACACAATGGTATTCATGCCTTTCCTGTTATTTGTGGCTCTGCTGTACACCTTCCCTGTATACTGGCTAGTAGGATTGAGGAGGGAAATCAATGCTTTTCTCTACTTCTCATTGGTGGTCTGGTTAGTGGTTCTAATGTCAAATTCATTTGTAGCATGTTTTAGTGCACTTGTTCCAAATTTCATCATGGGAACATCTTTGATCGCCGGCCTCGTAGGatccttttttctattttcaggctATTTCATATCAAAAGAAGATATACCCAAGTATTGGATTTTCATGCACTACTTGAGTTTGTTCAAGTATCCCTTTGAGTGTTTTATGTTAAATGAGTATGGAGGAGAGAAGGGTCAAAAGAGATGCTTGAAGATTGTAGAAGGGCAGTGTTATCTCAATGGTGAAGGGTTTTTGAAGCAGCAAGGTCTCAATGAGTCACAGAAATGGAGTAACATTGTTGTCATGTTGAGTTTCATTGTTGGGTACAGGTTTTTAAGCATTTTGCTTTTGAGTTACAGGTCCTGTAGAACAAAATGTTGA
- the LOC105798024 gene encoding uncharacterized protein LOC105798024 isoform X3: MVMVLLTPKLRWRNEGLPIGLCQPPSRPARPTNPQLVSPKEIPDPKNSGLPLNAYLLHNLAHVELNAIDLAWDTVVRFSPFYHILGDKFFADFAHVADDESRHFAWCSQRLAEIGFNYGDIPAHNLLWRECEKSSDNVAARMAAIPLVQEARGLDAGPRLVKKMVGFGDHRTSTIVARIAEEEIAHVAVGVYWFMFICHKMNRAPCSTFKGLVAFYHFKTGFVFKFNSIQALQYLSISLRNRAELLQEYNLELKGPFNYSARDEAGIPREWYDSLSTNKQEREGNWKSSQQLSEVYDRLACIISMESENSSLNRPPE; this comes from the exons ATGGTGATGGTGCTGCTCACCCCCAAGCTGAG GTGGCGCAATGAGGGTCTGCCCATTGGGCTCTGCCAGCCTCCTTCTCGACCTGCTCGCCCAACTAACCCTCAATTG GTTTCTCCAAAGGAGATTCCAGACCCTAAAAACTCTGGCCTGCCTCTTAATGCTTATCTGCTTCACAACCTGGCTCATGTGGAGTTAAATGCAATTGATTTGGCATGGGATACTGTTGTACGATTTTCACCCTTCTATCATATTCTTGGGGACAAATTCTTTGCTGACTTTGCTCATGTTGCTGATGATGAAAGCCGTCATTTTGCTTGGTGTTCACAAAGGCTTGCTGAGATTGGTTTCAA TTATGGAGATATTCCTGCTCATAACTTACTTTGGAGAGAATGTGAGAAATCATCAGATAATGTTGCTGCACGTATGGCTGCCATCCCATTAGTACAG GAGGCTAGGGGTCTTGATGCTGGCCCACGCCTGGTCAAAAAAATGGTCGGCTTTGGGGATCACAGGACATCTACCATTGTCGCTAGGATTGCTGAAGAGGAAATTGCACATGTAGCTGTTGGCGTATACTGGTTTATGTTCATCTGTCATAAAATGAATCGTGCTCCATGCTCCACATTTAAAGGTTTAGTAGCATTTTATCACTTCAAGACAGGTTTTGTGTTCAAATTCAATTCCATTCAGGCTTTGCAATATCTTAGTATTTCTTTGAGAAACCGTGCAGAGTTATTACAAGAGTATAATTTGGAGTTGAAAGGGCCATTTAATTACTCAGCTCGAGATGAAGCTGGTATTCCACGAGAATG GTATGACTCATTGTCTACAAATAAACAAGAGCGTGAAGGGAATTGGAAGAGTAGTCAGCAGCTTTCTGAG GTTTATGATAGGCTTGCTTGTATTATCTCCATGGAGAGTGagaattcaagtttaaataGACCACCTGAATGA
- the LOC105798024 gene encoding uncharacterized protein LOC105798024 isoform X2, translated as MVMVLLTPKLRFSHLPTHFHFTKLRFCSSSSSSSSQFSPWSGLQSWRESPLNEDRFWGTSGPQPLSNTEVPNTPAALEASGSSLAELGSLVLSTSDPLTKSKLSHLAFSRWRNEGLPIGLCQPPSRPARPTNPQLVSPKEIPDPKNSGLPLNAYLLHNLAHVELNAIDLAWDTVVRFSPFYHILGDKFFADFAHVADDESRHFAWCSQRLAEIGFNYGDIPAHNLLWRECEKSSDNVAARMAAIPLVQEARGLDAGPRLVKKMVGFGDHRTSTIVARIAEEEIAHVAVGVYWFMFICHKMNRAPCSTFKELLQEYNLELKGPFNYSARDEAGIPREWYDSLSTNKQEREGNWKSSQQLSEVYDRLACIISMESENSSLNRPPE; from the exons ATGGTGATGGTGCTGCTCACCCCCAAGCTGAGGTTCTCACATCTTCCTACCCATTTTCACTTTACCAAGCTTCGGTtttgctcttcttcttcttcttcttcttcccaaTTTTCTCCTTGGTCTGGTCTCCAAAGCTGGAGAGAGAGCCCACTGAACGAGGACCGGTTTTGGGGAACCAGTGGCCCTCAACCTCTGTCCAACACTGAAGTCCCCAACACGCCGGCCGCCCTTGAAGCTTCTGGTTCCTCTCTTGCAGAGCTTGGTTCTCTGGTTCTCTCTACCAGTGACCCCCTTACTAAATCCAAGCTCTCTCATTTGGCTTTCTCCAGGTGGCGCAATGAGGGTCTGCCCATTGGGCTCTGCCAGCCTCCTTCTCGACCTGCTCGCCCAACTAACCCTCAATTG GTTTCTCCAAAGGAGATTCCAGACCCTAAAAACTCTGGCCTGCCTCTTAATGCTTATCTGCTTCACAACCTGGCTCATGTGGAGTTAAATGCAATTGATTTGGCATGGGATACTGTTGTACGATTTTCACCCTTCTATCATATTCTTGGGGACAAATTCTTTGCTGACTTTGCTCATGTTGCTGATGATGAAAGCCGTCATTTTGCTTGGTGTTCACAAAGGCTTGCTGAGATTGGTTTCAA TTATGGAGATATTCCTGCTCATAACTTACTTTGGAGAGAATGTGAGAAATCATCAGATAATGTTGCTGCACGTATGGCTGCCATCCCATTAGTACAG GAGGCTAGGGGTCTTGATGCTGGCCCACGCCTGGTCAAAAAAATGGTCGGCTTTGGGGATCACAGGACATCTACCATTGTCGCTAGGATTGCTGAAGAGGAAATTGCACATGTAGCTGTTGGCGTATACTGGTTTATGTTCATCTGTCATAAAATGAATCGTGCTCCATGCTCCACATTTAAAG AGTTATTACAAGAGTATAATTTGGAGTTGAAAGGGCCATTTAATTACTCAGCTCGAGATGAAGCTGGTATTCCACGAGAATG GTATGACTCATTGTCTACAAATAAACAAGAGCGTGAAGGGAATTGGAAGAGTAGTCAGCAGCTTTCTGAG GTTTATGATAGGCTTGCTTGTATTATCTCCATGGAGAGTGagaattcaagtttaaataGACCACCTGAATGA
- the LOC105798024 gene encoding uncharacterized protein LOC105798024 isoform X1: MVMVLLTPKLRFSHLPTHFHFTKLRFCSSSSSSSSQFSPWSGLQSWRESPLNEDRFWGTSGPQPLSNTEVPNTPAALEASGSSLAELGSLVLSTSDPLTKSKLSHLAFSRWRNEGLPIGLCQPPSRPARPTNPQLVSPKEIPDPKNSGLPLNAYLLHNLAHVELNAIDLAWDTVVRFSPFYHILGDKFFADFAHVADDESRHFAWCSQRLAEIGFNYGDIPAHNLLWRECEKSSDNVAARMAAIPLVQEARGLDAGPRLVKKMVGFGDHRTSTIVARIAEEEIAHVAVGVYWFMFICHKMNRAPCSTFKGLVAFYHFKTGFVFKFNSIQALQYLSISLRNRAELLQEYNLELKGPFNYSARDEAGIPREWYDSLSTNKQEREGNWKSSQQLSEVYDRLACIISMESENSSLNRPPE, from the exons ATGGTGATGGTGCTGCTCACCCCCAAGCTGAGGTTCTCACATCTTCCTACCCATTTTCACTTTACCAAGCTTCGGTtttgctcttcttcttcttcttcttcttcccaaTTTTCTCCTTGGTCTGGTCTCCAAAGCTGGAGAGAGAGCCCACTGAACGAGGACCGGTTTTGGGGAACCAGTGGCCCTCAACCTCTGTCCAACACTGAAGTCCCCAACACGCCGGCCGCCCTTGAAGCTTCTGGTTCCTCTCTTGCAGAGCTTGGTTCTCTGGTTCTCTCTACCAGTGACCCCCTTACTAAATCCAAGCTCTCTCATTTGGCTTTCTCCAGGTGGCGCAATGAGGGTCTGCCCATTGGGCTCTGCCAGCCTCCTTCTCGACCTGCTCGCCCAACTAACCCTCAATTG GTTTCTCCAAAGGAGATTCCAGACCCTAAAAACTCTGGCCTGCCTCTTAATGCTTATCTGCTTCACAACCTGGCTCATGTGGAGTTAAATGCAATTGATTTGGCATGGGATACTGTTGTACGATTTTCACCCTTCTATCATATTCTTGGGGACAAATTCTTTGCTGACTTTGCTCATGTTGCTGATGATGAAAGCCGTCATTTTGCTTGGTGTTCACAAAGGCTTGCTGAGATTGGTTTCAA TTATGGAGATATTCCTGCTCATAACTTACTTTGGAGAGAATGTGAGAAATCATCAGATAATGTTGCTGCACGTATGGCTGCCATCCCATTAGTACAG GAGGCTAGGGGTCTTGATGCTGGCCCACGCCTGGTCAAAAAAATGGTCGGCTTTGGGGATCACAGGACATCTACCATTGTCGCTAGGATTGCTGAAGAGGAAATTGCACATGTAGCTGTTGGCGTATACTGGTTTATGTTCATCTGTCATAAAATGAATCGTGCTCCATGCTCCACATTTAAAGGTTTAGTAGCATTTTATCACTTCAAGACAGGTTTTGTGTTCAAATTCAATTCCATTCAGGCTTTGCAATATCTTAGTATTTCTTTGAGAAACCGTGCAGAGTTATTACAAGAGTATAATTTGGAGTTGAAAGGGCCATTTAATTACTCAGCTCGAGATGAAGCTGGTATTCCACGAGAATG GTATGACTCATTGTCTACAAATAAACAAGAGCGTGAAGGGAATTGGAAGAGTAGTCAGCAGCTTTCTGAG GTTTATGATAGGCTTGCTTGTATTATCTCCATGGAGAGTGagaattcaagtttaaataGACCACCTGAATGA